The genomic window CGAAACATTCGACTGACTAGATTTCCTGATTCTAACTTGATGTATTTCTCAAATTTCAAGGTATATATGTTAGCTAATAAATCAAAAAATGAGTTCAAATTGAATTTTTTTGCAAAATTTTCTCGATAAATAATCAAACCAACTTGAAAAATATAAGAGAGTGACATGGCACCGATTATTAGGAAAATAATAGGAAAAATAGCATTAATTTCATAACTATTGATACTATTTAAGATAAATGGCGCAATCAAAGTGGTTAGTACGGTTACTAAGACTAATAACATTGATATAAATAGGTAATTATAACCTTTTCTTGTGAGAAACTTCATTTTTTATTACACTCCTTGAGTACATGATTGACAAATGATTATAAAGAAGATTATACTTTATTTAGGAAAAAAAGTGAATATCCCGTTTTCTCTTTTTTTCATAGTTTGAGGTTATGTAATGTACAGAGAAACTGTTATAAAACTTAATGGATTATCTGTTGTTCCATGATCTTTTGCTGACGTTCGTCATCAATACATAAAATAAAGGAGGGGTGCAAATGTTTAAAAAACCTGAGTTGAAGAAAATTACAGGTACTTATGCCGCACCATGTTCTTGTGGTATTATCGCAGGTCAAGGATCGTAAGTGAGAATGAGACAAGGTCAACCTGTCTTGTCTCGAGAAATAAGCTGAGGATTACGAGAATTGTTTGTGCAATTTTTGTAGTTCTCAGCTTTTTTGAAAGGGTTTTTATTTCCAGTGTTCGCCGTTTTTAGAAAGGAAAAAGCGGGTGAGTACTTATTTTACGTGGTAGAAATGAGTTTTTCGGCTTAAAAAATGAGGTGATCTTATTCGAATCAATGATAATCTTTATGCCTATCAGTTCAATGAAGAATTTATTGTACATAATGTCTCGCGAAGTACGTGGATATTAGTGGATCAAGAAGAATTAAGCAAAATAAGAAAGCAAGATTACATGAATTTAAGAACAGCAACTCAAAAAAAGATGAATCTTTTTCAAATCCTTTTAGATGACCCATTAGAAGTAGAAAAAGCTACCTATACGATACCGGAAACCGCTTATTTGGTGATGACACATCGTTGCAATTTGAAATGTGTTTACTGCTATGCGGAAGCCAGTCCTGAAAAGGAGTACGAAGATAGTTTAAGTTTTATTGAATGGATCGATGTACTCAATCAATTGAAAGATTGTGGCGTGAAGAATATTGTCTTCACTGGAGGGGAGGTCGGTTTAAGTAAAGATGCATTAAAATATATCGACTATGCCAAAAAAATTGGTCTATCTATCGGCTTGATCACCAATGGCACATTGTTACGAAATGCCAATGATGCAGCATTTTTAGCGGAACGATGTGATTCGATCACCATCAGTTTAGATTCGATCGATCAAGTGGAAAATGACAAAAATAGAGGAAAAGGCTGTTATCGCCTCGCAATGAGAGGAATCCAAAATCTATTGAACTTGAAATATCCTAACATTTCAGTCAATACGATTATTACAAATAACAATTTTGAGAAGATTGACGAAACCATTCACTTTTTAAAGAAGAATCATATCAATTATAAATTAGGAGGCTTCAGCGAGCTAGGACGTGCAAAAATGGCAGAGATTTCCTTGACTGAGAAGGAAAGAGTGGCAATCGAGTTAAAAGAAAAGAACGAGACCCGCTCTCCTTTTTTAAAACCTTTTTCAATCAAGGAGTCATGCGGTCTGGGTGTTGGAGAATTTGCAATCAATCCTGTAGGCGATATCTTTGCCTGTAAGCTTTTAGAAACCGCTGATTACAAACTGGGAAATATCAGGGAAAAGCAACTTAGTGCTATTTTTGATGAAGAGAACATTGAATTGATTCGCTCTCAAAGCATTGATCGATTATCAAAATGCACCGACTGCTCATTCCGATATTTATGTGGTGGCGGATGTCGAGCGCATCATTATTATGCAACGAACGATATCCATGGTGTAGATGATGCGGAATGTACCTTGATCAAGGAAACCTTAAAGCATCAAATGGTTCGCAGCTGTACCAATGAATAACGAAAAGAGTGAGAGATATGAAACTTAGCGAGAATATCACTTATGAAAAAATGGGTAATGATCTATATATCATGATTGAAGATGAACGTTTTATATTGGACAATGAGGTATCAATCGACGTGTTTGATTTGCTAAAGGATGAGTGTACAAAAGAGAAAATAAAAGCCTTTGTGCGAAATAAATATCGTCTAGATCAAGAATTTACAGATGCTGAAAAAGATGGGTATGTAGAAGAATTTTTAGCTGTACTCAAGATGAATGGAATCATTACAGAAACTTGACCATCGTTTAATCGAAAAAAATAAGCAGAAGCCCATAAAATCGTTGGGCCTCTGCTTATTTTTTTCGAGGCAGAACAGTTTTGCTCTGACCTCTCTTGTGGCTACTAAATGTGGCACGTCATGCACATTATATGGATGCCATACACTAGAATTACTTCCCCAAATAATTTTTAGTGCTACTTCTTTTCATCCATATTAGTTGTATTCGGATAGTCTTCATTCGCTCGTTTATCAACAACCTGTTTTTTTGTTACAATATAAGATAACGAATAAATCAATATTTTATAACTTATGTAACTATCCGTTATCCAGAGTATAGCATCTTTCGCTGATGTACATTTACTTATTTTTTTCTAATTGAATAAAAATAGGATAGGGAAAAATTCTTTTTGTAAAAAAATATTTATATGTTAACGATACAAAAAACGAAAACAAATGAGTAGAAGGTTTGCGATCTGTTTGTGACAAGCATCATCGTATTTTTCAATTTTTAATGGTACAGAAATAAAAACAGATTATATTTATTGGTGAGTAAAAAAGTTGCTTTTTGCTTCCATTTAATGGATTATAAAAACAGAAGATTTTGCATTTGCCTTGCTTTTTTATAAAAGTAAAGCAATCTTTGGTAAACAGTGGAATTGATACAGTTTTTTTCTTTGTATTAATTTTGGGAATTGCTTTATAGACTGGAGGAAAAATGTGATTGAGCTAGTAAATGTGTCGAAGCAATATGATAAGACCAAGTCGCTGCATCAAATCAGTTTTACAGTAGAACAAGGAGAAGTGATCGGGATCGTTGGTAAAAGCGGTTCTGGCAAATCGACTTTATTACGCTTATTGAATTTGATGGAAACGCCTACTGAAGGCACGATCAAGCTAAATGGTGTAGACGTCCAGTCGTTATCAAAAAAAGAATTACGGCAACAGCAACAAAAAATAGGCATGATTTTTCAACATCATAATTTGCTTGAAAACCTACGTGTCTATCAGAATGTCGCACTTCCTTTAAAACTGCAAAAAAAGAAAAACCCTAAAAAAATCAATGACTTATTAGATTTTGTTGGGATGAGTCATAAAGCAGATAGCTATCCGGTCAAACTCTCTGGTGGCGAAAGACAACGGGTTTCGATCGCAAGAGCATTGAGTAGAGATCCGCATTTGTTACTTTGTGATGAGGCCACCAGTTCTTTAGATGAAGAAAATACAGAGAGTGTCGTTCGTTTACTACATAAAACACACGAAGAGTTCCAACCGACTATTTTTTTTGTTAGTCATGAACTTGAAACCGTTAAACGCTTATGTAAACGAATCTTGGTCATGGAGAATGGCCATCTGATCGGTGAATTGACGAATGACCCGCAACAGTATGAGGAAGAGGATCTAACCTATTTTGAAAAAATAAAAAGGAGTTTGTCTGATGAACCTACCAACAGCACTTATTGAATATTGGCCGTCTTTAATCAATAGTTTGAAAGAAACTGGCATCATGATGGCTATTTCCATGTTCGTTTGTGTGTTGGGAGGATTGCCAGCCGGCTTGGGCTTGTACTTGACGAATCCTAAGGTCAGAAGGACAAAAGGGGCCCATCCTTGGTTATACTGGTTACTCAACTTCATCGTGACTGTCGTTCGCTCGTTTCCTTACCTCCTGTTAGTGATTGCTTTGATCCCAGTGACACGCGCGATTTTAGGAAGGGCGTTTGGTCCAGTTCCTTCATCCATTCCTCTGAGCATTGTCGCAGTAGCGATTTTTGCTCGTTTAGTTGAACAAGTATTGTTAGATGTACCTGAAGAAATCTATGCGCTGTCAAATTCATTAGGTGCCTCTCGTTTTCAATATATCTGGCATTTTTTATTTGTGGAAGCACGAAGCGGCTTAGTGTTAGCTTATACCACGACGACAGTCAGTATGATTTCTTTTTCCACTGTCATGGGCGTCGTAGGTGGCGGCGGAATTGGGGATTTTGCTGTACGTGTTGGTTATCAACGGTATGAATATGGTGTGATGTATGTTGCCATTGTGATCATGATCGCTTTGGTCTTCATTTTGCAAATGTTAGGAAATTTTGTTGCACAATCATTAGATAAACGAAAGTAGGAGAAAAATCATGAAAAAGTTTTATTTATTCACGTTAGCTTTAGCAAGTGTCCTTGTCTTAGCAGCCTGTGGGGGAAGCAATGAGACAGAAGAAAGCAAGAAAGAAATCACTGTAGCCGTGCAATTGGAATCATCAAAAGATATTTTAGAAATTGCCAAAAAAGAAGTAGAAAAATCAGGCTATACGATCAATATCATGGAAGTCAGTGATAACGTTGCTTATAATGATGCGGTGCAACATAATGAAGCAGATGCAAACTTTGCACAACATGAGCCATTTATGGAACGCTTCAATCAAGAAAAAGATGCGGATCTAGTAGCCGTTCAACCAATTTATTATTTTGCCGGCGGGTTTTATTCCAAAGAATATGATGATGTGAATGATTTGCCAGAAAATGCGAAAGTGGGCATCCCTAGCGATCCAACAAATGAAGGTCGTGCGTTAGCGATTTTGAATGAGAATGGCATTATTACATTGAAAGATGGTGTCGGCTTTGATGGGACAGTAGCAGACATTGTAGAGAATCCTAAAAATCTTAATTTTGAAAGTATTGATCTTTTGAATTTGGTCAAAGCTTATGATGAGAGTGATATCGCTATGGTTTTCTGTTATCCAGCTTA from Enterococcus sp. DIV1094 includes these protein-coding regions:
- a CDS encoding ATP-binding cassette domain-containing protein, with the protein product MIELVNVSKQYDKTKSLHQISFTVEQGEVIGIVGKSGSGKSTLLRLLNLMETPTEGTIKLNGVDVQSLSKKELRQQQQKIGMIFQHHNLLENLRVYQNVALPLKLQKKKNPKKINDLLDFVGMSHKADSYPVKLSGGERQRVSIARALSRDPHLLLCDEATSSLDEENTESVVRLLHKTHEEFQPTIFFVSHELETVKRLCKRILVMENGHLIGELTNDPQQYEEEDLTYFEKIKRSLSDEPTNSTY
- a CDS encoding methionine ABC transporter permease; this translates as MNLPTALIEYWPSLINSLKETGIMMAISMFVCVLGGLPAGLGLYLTNPKVRRTKGAHPWLYWLLNFIVTVVRSFPYLLLVIALIPVTRAILGRAFGPVPSSIPLSIVAVAIFARLVEQVLLDVPEEIYALSNSLGASRFQYIWHFLFVEARSGLVLAYTTTTVSMISFSTVMGVVGGGGIGDFAVRVGYQRYEYGVMYVAIVIMIALVFILQMLGNFVAQSLDKRK
- a CDS encoding MetQ/NlpA family ABC transporter substrate-binding protein; the protein is MKKFYLFTLALASVLVLAACGGSNETEESKKEITVAVQLESSKDILEIAKKEVEKSGYTINIMEVSDNVAYNDAVQHNEADANFAQHEPFMERFNQEKDADLVAVQPIYYFAGGFYSKEYDDVNDLPENAKVGIPSDPTNEGRALAILNENGIITLKDGVGFDGTVADIVENPKNLNFESIDLLNLVKAYDESDIAMVFCYPAYLEPANLTTADALLLEDEEASKHYALQLVTREEEKDSEKIKVLKEAMTTPEVADYIKNNTKGSNIPAF
- a CDS encoding radical SAM/SPASM domain-containing protein translates to MNLRTATQKKMNLFQILLDDPLEVEKATYTIPETAYLVMTHRCNLKCVYCYAEASPEKEYEDSLSFIEWIDVLNQLKDCGVKNIVFTGGEVGLSKDALKYIDYAKKIGLSIGLITNGTLLRNANDAAFLAERCDSITISLDSIDQVENDKNRGKGCYRLAMRGIQNLLNLKYPNISVNTIITNNNFEKIDETIHFLKKNHINYKLGGFSELGRAKMAEISLTEKERVAIELKEKNETRSPFLKPFSIKESCGLGVGEFAINPVGDIFACKLLETADYKLGNIREKQLSAIFDEENIELIRSQSIDRLSKCTDCSFRYLCGGGCRAHHYYATNDIHGVDDAECTLIKETLKHQMVRSCTNE